The following are from one region of the Halogeometricum sp. S3BR5-2 genome:
- a CDS encoding DUF7576 family protein, whose amino-acid sequence MALSEYAGRSPRGEEDATVVRVVPHRLWRPGRTRTEPCANCGEEMVLSEEHLLVVVDERGTRTRRYFREESCIREWLDGE is encoded by the coding sequence ATGGCGCTCTCAGAGTACGCCGGACGGTCGCCGCGGGGCGAGGAGGACGCGACGGTGGTCCGCGTCGTCCCGCACCGACTGTGGCGTCCGGGGCGGACGCGGACCGAACCGTGCGCGAACTGCGGCGAGGAGATGGTCCTCTCGGAGGAACACCTCCTCGTGGTCGTCGACGAGAGGGGAACGCGGACCCGCCGGTACTTCCGCGAGGAGTCGTGCATCCGCGAGTGGTTGGACGGGGAGTGA